The following proteins are encoded in a genomic region of Synechococcus sp. ROS8604:
- a CDS encoding DUF1254 domain-containing protein yields MSVITRFPSAVLSAVFFACSGSALHAADVVPKGYNTPIPVDVLTPDTVKTRLGTFKYFDGFPDDETMRKARRQVDLGRGVQTFLNFMPAASLEMLYVGHRDGYGLKPNRDIGLFDELMSAKSLWLTGNTDTVYASAFLDLSDGPVVVEVPPGTGPGTLNDAFFRFVVDMGGPGPDKGKGGKYLILGPGHQEPAATDGFFVARTPSIINWLILRGFLDDQGQPDTARESFKNGLKVYSYAMRANPQANSFKNLTDWTVNTIHANNFRFYEELNEVIQREPSEMFSPELLGMASAIGIQKGKPFAPNAEQKALLTESVAIGNATARSILFSPQDPKAYIYPGKAGYWQTGFPGGSHEYLVDKGNGGRDMDGRTLFFYLATVNTPAMALELPGVGSQYAFTSRDGNGAYLDGANIYKLTVPANVPARRFWSFVVYDPQTRSMLQSKESPYPSKNNKRNQDMVSNADGSVDLYFGPEPPAGQEANWVKTVPGKGWFGIFRLYGPEQAWFDRTWKLGSIEQI; encoded by the coding sequence ATGTCTGTAATCACTCGTTTTCCCTCTGCTGTTCTTTCAGCTGTGTTCTTTGCTTGTAGCGGTTCTGCGCTTCATGCCGCTGATGTTGTGCCAAAGGGCTACAACACGCCTATTCCCGTCGATGTTCTGACGCCAGACACGGTGAAGACTCGGCTTGGCACCTTTAAGTATTTTGATGGTTTTCCTGATGACGAGACGATGCGAAAGGCACGGCGTCAGGTGGATTTAGGCCGTGGTGTGCAGACGTTCTTGAATTTCATGCCAGCGGCATCTTTGGAGATGCTGTATGTGGGCCATCGTGATGGCTATGGCCTGAAGCCGAATCGCGATATTGGCCTTTTTGATGAGTTGATGAGTGCTAAGTCTCTTTGGCTCACGGGAAACACCGATACGGTCTACGCCTCAGCTTTCCTCGATCTCAGCGATGGTCCGGTCGTTGTGGAAGTTCCACCTGGTACGGGCCCTGGAACGTTAAACGATGCTTTTTTCCGCTTTGTGGTGGATATGGGAGGTCCCGGTCCTGACAAAGGTAAGGGAGGGAAGTACCTCATTCTTGGGCCTGGTCACCAGGAGCCTGCAGCCACCGATGGCTTTTTCGTTGCCAGGACTCCGAGCATCATCAATTGGTTGATTCTTCGTGGTTTTCTTGATGATCAAGGACAGCCTGATACGGCACGTGAAAGCTTTAAAAATGGCTTGAAGGTGTATTCCTACGCCATGCGGGCTAATCCTCAAGCCAACTCTTTCAAAAACCTCACTGATTGGACGGTAAATACCATTCATGCCAATAATTTCAGGTTCTACGAAGAACTGAATGAGGTGATTCAGCGCGAGCCCTCTGAGATGTTCTCTCCAGAGCTTCTAGGGATGGCGTCAGCGATTGGAATTCAAAAAGGAAAACCATTTGCCCCGAATGCGGAGCAAAAAGCACTGCTTACAGAATCTGTAGCGATTGGTAATGCCACGGCGCGTTCGATCCTATTTTCTCCTCAGGATCCCAAGGCTTATATCTACCCAGGGAAAGCTGGTTATTGGCAAACAGGCTTTCCAGGAGGCAGCCACGAGTATCTCGTGGACAAAGGAAATGGAGGGCGCGATATGGATGGACGCACCCTGTTCTTCTATCTCGCCACGGTGAATACACCGGCAATGGCCCTCGAGCTTCCAGGTGTGGGGTCGCAATATGCATTCACCTCTCGCGATGGCAATGGTGCCTATCTCGATGGAGCGAACATCTACAAACTCACGGTGCCGGCAAATGTTCCGGCGAGACGTTTCTGGTCGTTTGTCGTCTATGACCCCCAGACCCGTTCGATGTTGCAAAGCAAGGAATCGCCCTATCCAAGCAAAAACAACAAACGCAATCAGGACATGGTGAGCAACGCTGATGGCAGCGTTGATCTCTATTTTGGTCCAGAGCCTCCAGCGGGCCAGGAGGCGAATTGGGTGAAAACCGTTCCTGGTAAAGGTTGGTTTGGAATCTTCCGTTTGTATGGACCTGAGCAAGCTTGGTTCGACCGGACCTGGAAGCTGGGTTCGATCGAGCAGATTTAA
- a CDS encoding DUF1254 domain-containing protein, with the protein MTKKTVIDSVGFRLFRRQARTVLMASALGAGLLVGSQTRADSGHSHATKHNCPEAAIETKATAVTPVTKANYAVAETEVILEDYVRKIAKGTCGTGVGEFMHLSKAMDPADRTILRPNFDTLYSFAVLDLDSPATVVLPETDRYQILEVVDEEHWIPVVSAKPGRYELTKEAIGSRYVFAFVRTQVNMQDPADLQAAAAVQKQIGLEQASRGEFISNHRYNMQEILDLRADYNSRREPEGVTSENAFGKRGEISDELRNFGVAVGWGGLPKQGAVYPFPKIVDSIEPHTLVMKDVPSDPRAFWSVTVYDAKGFSTGEKYNVNSAFAKANEKGEYVIHLGGDKNQDNYLDIYPGWNVAIRVYSPTKSYFDGSWKLPQFQPVQ; encoded by the coding sequence ATGACTAAAAAAACAGTGATCGACTCAGTGGGATTTCGTTTGTTCAGGCGTCAAGCGCGCACCGTCTTGATGGCTTCAGCTCTTGGAGCAGGGCTGCTTGTTGGTTCGCAAACCAGAGCTGACAGTGGTCACTCTCATGCAACGAAGCACAACTGCCCTGAAGCGGCGATTGAGACCAAAGCCACTGCGGTCACACCGGTGACCAAGGCCAATTACGCCGTTGCTGAGACGGAGGTGATTCTTGAAGATTATGTCCGCAAAATTGCCAAGGGAACGTGTGGCACGGGTGTTGGAGAGTTTATGCACCTCAGTAAGGCCATGGATCCAGCGGATCGGACAATCCTGAGGCCCAATTTCGATACGTTGTACTCCTTTGCAGTGCTGGATCTTGACAGCCCTGCAACCGTTGTCTTACCTGAAACAGACCGCTATCAAATCCTTGAAGTGGTTGATGAGGAGCATTGGATTCCCGTTGTTAGCGCTAAGCCCGGTCGTTATGAGTTAACGAAGGAAGCCATAGGGAGTCGCTATGTGTTCGCGTTCGTGCGCACACAGGTGAACATGCAGGATCCCGCTGATTTGCAAGCCGCCGCTGCTGTTCAAAAGCAAATTGGTTTGGAGCAGGCCAGCAGAGGTGAATTTATCTCTAACCATCGCTACAACATGCAGGAGATTCTTGATCTGCGTGCCGATTACAACAGTCGCCGTGAACCCGAGGGTGTGACCTCGGAGAACGCCTTTGGCAAAAGGGGAGAGATCAGCGATGAGCTGCGTAATTTCGGCGTTGCAGTGGGCTGGGGTGGATTGCCTAAGCAAGGAGCCGTCTATCCCTTCCCCAAGATTGTTGACTCCATCGAGCCTCACACTCTTGTGATGAAGGATGTGCCCAGTGATCCTCGGGCTTTCTGGTCCGTCACGGTGTATGACGCCAAAGGGTTTTCAACCGGTGAAAAATATAATGTCAACAGTGCATTTGCCAAGGCCAATGAAAAAGGTGAATATGTTATTCATCTAGGTGGAGATAAAAATCAGGATAATTATCTTGATATTTATCCGGGTTGGAATGTGGCTATTCGTGTTTACTCTCCAACAAAGTCGTATTTCGATGGCAGCTGGAAACTACCTCAGTTTCAGCCCGTTCAATAA
- a CDS encoding recombinase family protein, whose protein sequence is MGTLSPETQKKEVKLPANKLAVSYQRVSTPEQDHSRQKRARDKWLANHPEFTLLDTKKVKLSGRKKDRFQWFIKNPAKYPPGTVLLVEDIDRFSRMEVEDGIRELLAIFDAGLGIAVCPYEDDDTWNRLGIITNLNTGGEEILRELKRARRESERKRERRLGAVDDKWKAIREGNLSKAFKPRGKSKSAKDYPFWLEFHPEERDGRGVFKANEHWPLIVRIWELARTMGGARIAQVLKQEGFKSPHPRKGEEKLLSPEFVRLLLKRRTVLGEFQPRRKNNKPAGPPIPGVFPPVITEGEWKKIRGIIEDRDTGLGATRSKKKHNLFEKRSFCAQCGGLMGWSPQTSKQLADGSMRHYPGNYRCRVGHKDHDACNVKGKQVGTPYNEVALLEMLHDFRWEDRYSSTSHDEEVTQARQHLLALEEVQGAKQRIVDNIKQGISKALMEGQAPNPAFTETLEEADAALIEAENAVAIADRKLAALKSKTVGKAAAREARAKLKAFMNSRLDNYAERERFNEWFHSTGLVVVVDPRTKRAEINPAKIVGNSIVEIWDSEWILPHLKGKDLDRYLEDTAKLSFTNMEF, encoded by the coding sequence TTGGGAACGCTTTCGCCTGAGACACAGAAAAAAGAGGTGAAACTTCCAGCCAACAAACTGGCGGTCTCATACCAGCGTGTCAGTACACCTGAGCAAGACCACTCTCGACAGAAACGTGCACGGGACAAATGGCTCGCCAACCATCCCGAATTCACGCTGCTTGATACGAAAAAAGTAAAGCTCTCAGGCCGTAAGAAAGATCGTTTCCAGTGGTTCATCAAAAACCCTGCCAAATATCCACCGGGCACAGTCCTGTTAGTAGAGGACATCGACCGTTTCTCCCGCATGGAGGTCGAAGACGGCATCAGGGAGTTATTGGCAATCTTCGATGCGGGCTTGGGCATTGCTGTCTGCCCTTACGAAGACGACGACACCTGGAATAGACTTGGCATTATCACCAACCTCAACACTGGCGGAGAAGAGATCCTTCGCGAGCTAAAGAGGGCACGACGCGAGAGTGAGAGGAAGCGTGAGCGGCGCCTTGGAGCCGTTGATGACAAATGGAAAGCAATAAGAGAAGGAAACCTTTCCAAAGCCTTCAAACCTCGCGGCAAATCAAAGTCCGCGAAGGATTATCCGTTCTGGCTTGAGTTCCATCCAGAAGAAAGAGACGGCCGCGGTGTGTTCAAGGCGAATGAGCATTGGCCACTGATAGTTCGCATCTGGGAACTCGCCCGAACCATGGGCGGAGCTCGCATTGCTCAAGTGCTTAAGCAGGAGGGCTTTAAGAGTCCACATCCGCGCAAAGGAGAGGAGAAGTTGCTGAGCCCAGAGTTCGTTCGGCTCCTCCTCAAAAGAAGGACTGTCCTCGGGGAGTTTCAGCCTCGTCGTAAGAACAACAAACCAGCAGGCCCTCCTATTCCCGGAGTGTTTCCACCGGTCATCACTGAGGGCGAATGGAAGAAGATCCGCGGAATCATCGAAGACCGTGACACCGGACTAGGAGCAACACGATCAAAGAAGAAGCACAACCTGTTCGAAAAACGATCCTTCTGCGCCCAATGCGGTGGGCTTATGGGGTGGTCGCCTCAAACATCCAAGCAATTGGCAGACGGATCGATGCGGCATTACCCAGGCAACTATCGGTGCAGGGTTGGCCATAAGGATCACGACGCATGCAACGTCAAAGGGAAACAAGTCGGCACCCCTTACAACGAAGTTGCGCTCCTAGAGATGCTTCACGACTTCAGATGGGAGGACCGTTACAGCAGCACATCCCACGACGAGGAGGTAACCCAAGCAAGGCAGCACCTGCTCGCTCTTGAAGAGGTTCAGGGCGCAAAGCAGCGGATCGTCGACAACATCAAACAAGGCATCAGCAAGGCGCTCATGGAAGGCCAAGCGCCTAACCCAGCGTTTACCGAAACCCTCGAAGAAGCAGACGCTGCGCTCATAGAAGCCGAAAACGCCGTAGCAATAGCCGATAGGAAATTAGCTGCTCTTAAGAGCAAGACAGTGGGCAAGGCCGCGGCACGTGAGGCCAGGGCCAAGCTGAAGGCATTCATGAACTCAAGGCTCGATAACTACGCAGAACGAGAGAGGTTCAATGAGTGGTTTCACAGCACGGGGTTGGTGGTTGTGGTTGATCCAAGAACGAAGCGAGCCGAGATCAACCCTGCAAAGATTGTCGGAAACAGCATCGTTGAAATATGGGATAGCGAATGGATTCTTCCCCACTTGAAGGGGAAAGACCTAGATCGCTACCTAGAAGACACGGCAAAACTCAGTTTCACAAATATGGAATTCTGA
- a CDS encoding DUF1254 domain-containing protein — protein sequence MSGISSKLRRRSSAVLLTSLAVAAVSASDRAVNAQQAQASQRYTTPIPEEIFTPDTVKTSAGTFRFFDGMPDEATVRTSFDNLKFIRGYETFLTLMPAASIEMLRHGHAQVGVDDHTKVALMSPLYSNPLFLTGNTDTIYGSTFFNLQDTGPMVIEIPAGLGPGTINDAFFRFVADTGAPGPDKGKGGKYLILGPDDTEPSNVGDYFVFRSPTYSNWLILRAFLDSNGKPDKAIANYESGLRLYPYSQKDNPPRMSFVKVGEKVFNTVHANNFEFFNELNTVIQREPIAFLDPELRGLASSIGLEKGKPFSPSPQDREILEEAIQVGVAYVRSDMGKPRNQDVYFYPGKQWFTPFGGGSYEWLVDGGKGGRNLDARNNFFWGYTVNTPAMVLKMVGVGSQYGVVATDSNGTYLDGSKTYKFTIDKDVPAKDFWSMVVYDPQTRSELQTGQLLPSKNSVRNQDMKTNADGSIDLYFGPKAPAGQEANWIETAPGKGWFAIFRLYGPLQPWFDKSWQLNDIQPLG from the coding sequence ATGTCAGGCATTTCCAGCAAGCTGCGCAGACGTTCTTCTGCGGTGCTTCTTACATCGTTGGCGGTGGCCGCTGTTAGTGCATCGGATCGTGCTGTCAATGCACAACAAGCACAAGCGAGCCAACGTTATACCACTCCCATCCCTGAGGAGATTTTCACTCCAGACACTGTCAAGACCAGTGCCGGAACGTTTCGCTTCTTCGATGGGATGCCTGATGAGGCAACGGTTCGGACAAGTTTCGACAACCTTAAATTCATCCGTGGCTATGAAACGTTTCTGACCTTGATGCCCGCAGCAAGCATCGAAATGCTGCGTCATGGTCATGCGCAAGTTGGCGTGGATGATCACACCAAGGTGGCCTTGATGTCTCCCTTGTATTCGAACCCCCTGTTCCTTACAGGTAATACGGATACGATTTACGGTTCAACATTTTTCAACCTTCAGGATACTGGTCCGATGGTGATCGAAATCCCCGCTGGACTTGGTCCAGGCACGATCAACGATGCCTTCTTTCGCTTTGTGGCTGATACGGGGGCTCCGGGGCCTGACAAGGGGAAAGGTGGTAAATATTTGATTTTGGGGCCTGATGATACTGAGCCAAGCAATGTTGGTGATTATTTTGTGTTTCGCTCTCCAACCTATTCAAACTGGTTGATTCTCAGGGCTTTCCTTGATTCCAATGGGAAACCTGATAAGGCTATCGCTAATTATGAAAGTGGATTGCGTCTTTATCCCTACTCGCAAAAAGACAACCCACCTCGGATGAGCTTTGTTAAAGTTGGCGAAAAGGTATTTAATACTGTTCACGCCAACAATTTTGAGTTTTTCAATGAGCTCAACACGGTGATCCAACGTGAGCCCATTGCCTTCTTGGATCCTGAGCTGAGGGGATTGGCCTCTTCGATTGGTCTCGAAAAAGGCAAGCCTTTTTCGCCCTCTCCACAAGATCGAGAGATCTTAGAGGAAGCCATTCAAGTGGGTGTGGCTTATGTGCGCTCTGATATGGGTAAGCCTCGTAATCAAGATGTTTACTTCTATCCAGGCAAGCAATGGTTCACTCCGTTTGGAGGCGGGAGTTACGAGTGGCTTGTTGATGGTGGCAAAGGTGGTCGTAACCTTGATGCCCGCAATAATTTCTTTTGGGGTTACACCGTCAACACGCCAGCCATGGTGCTGAAAATGGTGGGTGTTGGCTCTCAGTACGGAGTCGTAGCCACCGACTCCAATGGCACTTACCTCGATGGAAGTAAGACATACAAATTCACCATTGATAAAGATGTTCCTGCGAAGGATTTTTGGTCAATGGTTGTCTATGACCCGCAGACCCGCTCTGAACTGCAAACGGGTCAACTTCTTCCAAGTAAAAATAGCGTCCGAAATCAAGATATGAAAACGAATGCTGACGGAAGCATCGATCTGTATTTCGGTCCTAAGGCCCCTGCAGGTCAAGAAGCCAATTGGATTGAAACTGCGCCTGGCAAGGGTTGGTTTGCGATCTTCCGCCTCTATGGTCCGCTGCAGCCTTGGTTCGATAAATCCTGGCAACTGAATGACATTCAGCCTCTTGGTTGA
- a CDS encoding NAD(P)/FAD-dependent oxidoreductase — translation MAAKTSYDVVIIGGGFAGVTAARDLQKRGLSTIVLEARDRLGGRTFYEERNGFHVELGGTWIHWTQPFVWAEKERYGLEVQETPGCVAERIAIKIDGKVQELQEAQLGEFVEGFEHFFAESKGVWERPYDIHHCWEAVCERDALTVADRLNALDLTPLQRTSLGGFLEILSMNQPQNASYVEMMRTWSLTAWNYQLFNDTAARYKLTKGTAALVEAITRDGGFEVALSTAVRSVQHTSEGVSVTTESGERLMAQRAVVTVPLNVLHNLHFDPPLSEVKLEASKLKHVGGGCKVFFEVGGDPGAVMTLSRSTDSPLIGSFTYKRGEKHSVLAGFSLEPDALEKSVDEWQPVLEEFIPGVKVLSTFGHDWGGDDLSQGSWCTYRPGTVARFTDELPRQEGHLYFASGDHAQGWRGFIEGAIASGSRTAVQVAESLRT, via the coding sequence ATGGCTGCCAAAACGTCATACGATGTTGTGATCATTGGAGGTGGATTTGCTGGCGTAACTGCGGCGCGAGATCTTCAGAAGAGAGGGCTGAGCACCATTGTGCTCGAGGCGCGAGATCGCTTGGGAGGTCGCACCTTCTATGAAGAGCGCAATGGCTTTCATGTTGAACTTGGCGGCACATGGATTCACTGGACTCAGCCGTTTGTATGGGCTGAGAAAGAACGCTATGGGCTTGAGGTTCAGGAAACACCAGGATGTGTTGCTGAGCGCATCGCGATCAAGATCGATGGAAAGGTTCAGGAGCTGCAGGAGGCCCAACTGGGTGAATTTGTTGAAGGGTTCGAGCATTTCTTTGCCGAGTCAAAGGGGGTTTGGGAGCGCCCCTATGACATTCACCACTGCTGGGAGGCTGTATGTGAACGGGATGCGCTGACGGTTGCTGACCGTCTCAATGCTCTTGATCTCACCCCTTTGCAGCGCACGAGTCTTGGTGGCTTCTTAGAGATCCTCTCCATGAATCAACCGCAAAATGCCTCCTATGTGGAGATGATGCGCACCTGGTCACTGACGGCTTGGAACTATCAGTTGTTTAACGACACAGCGGCCCGCTACAAACTCACAAAAGGCACAGCTGCACTCGTGGAGGCGATCACCCGAGATGGTGGTTTTGAGGTGGCGCTTAGCACTGCAGTGCGCTCTGTGCAACACACCAGCGAAGGGGTGAGCGTCACGACGGAGTCTGGGGAGCGGCTAATGGCACAGCGTGCAGTGGTGACTGTTCCTTTAAATGTGCTCCACAACCTGCACTTTGATCCGCCCCTCTCTGAGGTGAAGCTGGAGGCTTCGAAGCTCAAGCATGTTGGGGGTGGTTGCAAGGTGTTTTTTGAAGTGGGAGGCGACCCCGGTGCGGTGATGACCCTGTCTCGTTCAACGGACTCACCCCTCATCGGCAGCTTCACTTACAAGCGTGGTGAAAAGCATTCGGTGCTTGCTGGTTTCAGCCTTGAACCTGATGCGTTGGAAAAATCGGTTGATGAGTGGCAGCCCGTTTTGGAGGAATTTATTCCAGGGGTCAAAGTGCTCTCCACCTTTGGCCATGATTGGGGTGGAGACGATCTCTCGCAAGGCAGCTGGTGCACCTATCGCCCCGGAACGGTTGCACGATTCACAGACGAGTTACCACGCCAGGAAGGTCATCTGTACTTTGCCTCTGGTGATCATGCCCAGGGATGGCGAGGATTTATTGAGGGAGCGATTGCCAGTGGATCGCGTACGGCCGTTCAAGTTGCTGAAAGCCTCAGGACTTGA
- a CDS encoding outer membrane protein: protein MKPLLAAEIVDANEAQIETDVVANVDPEISQTEEIAPLVLSQASDQDTQLEQEQDEEDSWRVYLDLYSFLVPTTYSTTTINGNTSSAEQSLSDVLSSLDGVLTFKAQVEYGRFGFMAGVNHGSQSGSGSKSFFKETTNPLRNQLGLPSALRQRTIRVDGDLDVDADVNQTIVDLAFRYRAGAIQKPRMKKGSSSFLGLLGARVIDANLNTSWSVRNETTVSVEGRRISRENTRELEKSSSESWGNTWVQPLIGAFGTYAISEDWQAFAYLDAGGFGLSGEQDLSGTAQAGIAYALGNSAQISLSYKYFGLDYAGGGGNAYSVDQSGVNLGLRWLFD, encoded by the coding sequence ATGAAACCGTTACTTGCGGCAGAAATCGTTGATGCCAATGAAGCTCAGATTGAGACTGATGTAGTAGCCAACGTCGATCCTGAAATCTCACAAACAGAAGAAATTGCTCCCCTGGTACTCAGTCAAGCGAGTGATCAAGATACGCAACTCGAACAGGAACAAGACGAGGAAGACAGCTGGCGTGTGTACCTGGATCTCTATTCCTTCTTAGTTCCAACCACTTACAGCACAACAACAATCAACGGCAATACAAGTAGCGCGGAACAATCCCTCTCGGATGTGCTTAGTTCGCTCGATGGAGTGCTCACCTTTAAAGCACAAGTTGAATATGGCCGATTCGGGTTCATGGCCGGTGTCAATCACGGGAGCCAGTCCGGAAGCGGATCCAAATCCTTCTTTAAGGAAACAACGAACCCCTTGCGCAATCAGCTCGGACTTCCATCTGCACTCAGACAGCGCACGATTCGCGTCGATGGAGATCTAGATGTTGACGCTGATGTCAATCAAACCATCGTTGATCTGGCCTTCCGCTACCGAGCAGGAGCGATTCAGAAACCACGGATGAAAAAAGGAAGTAGCAGTTTCCTTGGCCTGCTTGGAGCCCGAGTGATCGACGCCAACCTCAACACCAGCTGGTCCGTTCGCAACGAGACCACCGTCTCCGTGGAGGGGCGACGTATAAGCCGCGAGAACACGCGTGAACTGGAGAAATCCTCCAGCGAAAGCTGGGGTAACACCTGGGTGCAACCGTTGATCGGTGCCTTCGGCACTTATGCCATCAGTGAAGACTGGCAGGCGTTTGCCTACCTGGATGCCGGCGGGTTTGGCTTAAGCGGAGAACAGGATCTGAGCGGAACGGCGCAGGCAGGCATTGCCTACGCCCTTGGAAACTCAGCCCAAATCTCCCTTTCCTATAAGTACTTCGGGCTTGATTACGCCGGAGGCGGAGGCAACGCCTACAGCGTGGACCAAAGCGGCGTGAACCTAGGACTGCGCTGGTTGTTTGACTGA
- a CDS encoding neuromedin U, which yields MISRFRGRLGLAWLLGCAALLAPSVAEAQEKSDFLVADPVDFDFTPLVHSEIAQASADGQPPGTDNQPVTVTPGESVAAEEGSLAKAAQNPIASLISLPIQWNSTPNTQWAPNLLDPKAKQNQTQNVVNVQPVIPFKVSDGLTLVTRTIVPFISQPWVGGTSIQALGDINPSVFLVPTLKGNFTVGVGPTVVLPTATDSRLSSGQWSAGPTGVLVYTKGKIVAGGLINNIWSFAGDGKKNDVNKMLIQPFLNYNLPKGWYLTSSPIITANWNTPDNKGWTVPVGAGFGRVFVLGKQPVNASLSAYYNAIKPEVAGETLIGDWTLRAQVQFLFPTGS from the coding sequence ATGATTTCGCGTTTCCGTGGGCGTTTAGGCCTTGCATGGCTGCTTGGATGTGCGGCCCTTCTGGCCCCTTCCGTTGCTGAGGCGCAAGAGAAGTCTGATTTTTTGGTCGCTGACCCTGTTGATTTTGATTTCACGCCTCTCGTCCACAGTGAAATTGCACAGGCTTCTGCAGACGGTCAACCTCCTGGTACGGATAATCAACCGGTCACGGTGACTCCAGGCGAATCGGTTGCTGCGGAGGAGGGTTCATTGGCGAAGGCGGCGCAAAACCCGATTGCCAGTTTGATCAGCCTTCCCATTCAGTGGAACAGCACTCCAAATACGCAATGGGCGCCGAATCTTTTGGACCCCAAGGCCAAGCAGAATCAGACTCAAAATGTAGTCAATGTTCAGCCGGTTATTCCCTTCAAGGTGAGCGATGGCCTGACATTGGTCACACGTACGATTGTGCCTTTTATTTCCCAGCCGTGGGTTGGCGGTACCTCGATTCAGGCACTTGGAGATATCAATCCATCGGTGTTCTTGGTACCCACGTTGAAAGGCAATTTCACGGTTGGTGTGGGACCCACCGTGGTTCTCCCAACAGCTACTGACAGTAGGCTTAGTTCTGGGCAGTGGAGTGCTGGTCCAACAGGCGTTTTGGTTTACACAAAAGGAAAAATCGTTGCCGGTGGTTTGATTAATAACATTTGGTCATTCGCTGGAGATGGCAAGAAAAATGATGTCAATAAAATGTTGATCCAGCCTTTTTTGAATTACAACCTTCCTAAGGGGTGGTATTTGACCAGCTCTCCAATTATTACTGCAAATTGGAATACCCCTGATAATAAGGGTTGGACAGTTCCTGTTGGTGCTGGCTTTGGTCGCGTTTTTGTGCTCGGGAAGCAGCCAGTCAATGCTTCTCTTAGCGCTTATTACAACGCAATTAAGCCAGAGGTTGCTGGCGAAACTCTCATCGGCGATTGGACATTACGTGCACAGGTTCAGTTCTTGTTCCCAACTGGTAGCTAA
- a CDS encoding DUF1254 domain-containing protein: MAPYMTSLSGRLAGVASALSLGLLSIATPSVSKAQSIAASNRCPEPAVVVQSDEVVPVTKENYAAAETQTVFAKYIANVAKGSCSGGMGVLLNDSKAADPKDRTVIRINFDTLYSWLILDLNDPATITLPETGGRYQSAMVADDQGYVFVYKNPGAYELTKENVGSRYALVAFRTGVNMGDPEDLAKARDLQKELKVSQANRGEFVQANQWNLEDMLALRAAYNKERNEQGVKSDDLYGRKGVISPERNNMGVAVGIGGLPKEGAVYLFYTPSSEQAQTLTLKDVPNGSNAFWSLTVYDKDGFPVGDAYNINSAFATENDQGEVVLNFGGDASQDNYLGIYPGWNATLRIYNPTPAYFDGSWTRPELVLK, encoded by the coding sequence ATGGCGCCATATATGACTTCACTTTCAGGGCGATTGGCTGGTGTGGCCTCAGCGCTGAGCCTCGGACTCCTCTCTATTGCTACGCCTTCCGTGTCAAAGGCGCAATCGATTGCAGCGTCGAACCGTTGTCCTGAACCCGCTGTTGTTGTTCAGAGTGATGAAGTCGTTCCTGTCACGAAGGAAAATTATGCAGCGGCTGAAACTCAGACCGTGTTTGCCAAGTACATCGCCAACGTTGCCAAGGGAAGCTGCAGCGGTGGGATGGGTGTGCTGTTGAACGACAGCAAAGCAGCAGATCCAAAGGATCGAACGGTGATTCGCATCAATTTCGATACCTTGTATTCATGGTTGATTTTGGATCTCAATGATCCGGCAACAATCACGCTTCCTGAAACAGGTGGTCGCTATCAAAGTGCCATGGTTGCGGATGATCAGGGATACGTCTTTGTTTATAAAAATCCTGGTGCTTATGAATTAACCAAAGAGAATGTTGGCAGTCGTTATGCGTTGGTGGCGTTCCGCACCGGAGTCAATATGGGTGATCCAGAAGACCTCGCCAAAGCTCGGGATTTGCAGAAAGAATTGAAGGTGAGCCAAGCAAATCGTGGTGAATTTGTGCAGGCCAATCAATGGAACCTTGAGGACATGCTCGCCTTACGTGCTGCTTACAACAAAGAGCGCAATGAGCAAGGCGTGAAGTCTGATGACCTCTATGGCCGTAAGGGTGTTATTTCTCCAGAGCGAAATAATATGGGCGTTGCTGTTGGGATTGGAGGATTACCAAAAGAAGGGGCTGTGTATCTCTTCTATACGCCATCTTCTGAGCAAGCTCAAACGCTCACTCTTAAAGATGTTCCCAATGGAAGCAATGCATTCTGGTCTTTAACTGTTTACGACAAGGATGGTTTCCCAGTTGGTGACGCTTACAACATCAACAGTGCCTTCGCAACAGAGAATGATCAAGGCGAGGTTGTCCTGAATTTTGGTGGTGACGCCAGTCAGGATAATTATCTCGGCATTTACCCAGGTTGGAATGCCACCTTGAGGATTTACAACCCCACGCCTGCTTATTTTGATGGCTCCTGGACGCGTCCGGAGTTGGTGCTGAAGTGA